The following is a genomic window from Kineosporiaceae bacterium.
GCTGCCCTCGATCATCGTGCCGTGGCTGTCGTCGGCGTTCGGGGTGTTCCTGATGCGCCAGTTCTTCCTGTCGCTACCGGTCGAACTCGAGGAGGCCGCCCGGCTCGACGGCTGCAGCGCCCTGGGGGTGTTCTGGCGGATCATCCTGCCGTTGGCCCGGCCTGCGCTCGCGACACTGGCGATCTTCACGTTGCTCGGGTCGTGGAACGACCTGATCTGGCCGCTGATCTCGATCTCGGACGACCGCTGGTTCACGTTGCAGCTCGGGCTGGCCAATTTCCAGGGCACCCGGCGCACCGAGTGGCAGATGCTGATGGCCGGCAACGTGGTGGCGACGCTGCCGTTGATCACGTTCTTCCTGGTGGCCCAGAAGCACTTCATCGCGACCATGACGTTCAGTGGGCTGAAGGGCTGATCGCCGCCGGGTAACACCCTTGTCACCCGGTCGGCCTAGACTCCGGACAGAGTCGGCGCGCGTGCCCCCGTGACACTCGGGCATCACGTCGTCTCGAACCACCCGTTACCGCCCGTTACGACCCGTTACCAACCATTCAGGAGTCGGTGCATGTCCGCGATCTCCCGCGAGGAGGTCTCCCACCTCGCGATGCTCGCCCGGATCGACCTCACCCCCGACGAGCTCGACCGCATGGCCGGTCAGCTCGACGTCATCCTCGACGCGGTGGCCACCGTGCGCGAGGTGGCCGGCGAGGACGTCCCGGCGACCAGCCACCCGATGCCGCTGACCAACGTGACCCGCCCCGACGAGGTGCGCCCGAGCCTGACGCCCGAGCAGGCGCTCGCCGGCGCGCCGGAGGCGGAACAGCAGCGCTTCCGGGTGCCGCGGATCCTGGAGGAGGACTGACCATGGCCACCGAGCTCACCCACCACACCGCTGCACAGCTCGCCGAGGGTCTGCGCACCAAGCAGTACAGCGCCGTCGAGGTCACCAAGGCCCACCTGAACCGGATCGCCGACGTGGACGGCGACGTCCACGCCTTTCTGCACATCGCCGGCAACACGGCGCTGGCCACCGCTCGTGAGGTGGACGCCGCGCTGGCCGCCGGCGAGCAGCTGCCGGCCCTCGCCGGGGTGCCGATCGCGGTCAAGGACGTGATGGCCACCCAGGGGGTACCCACGACCTGCGGCAGCGCGATCCTGAAGGGCTGGGTACCGCCGTACGACGCGACCGTCGTCCGGCGGATCAAGGACGCCCGGATGCCGATCCTGGGCAAGACCAACATGGACGAATTCGCCATGGGGTCGAGCACCGAGCACTCCGCGTACGGCCCGACGCACAACCCGTGG
Proteins encoded in this region:
- the gatC gene encoding Asp-tRNA(Asn)/Glu-tRNA(Gln) amidotransferase subunit GatC: MSAISREEVSHLAMLARIDLTPDELDRMAGQLDVILDAVATVREVAGEDVPATSHPMPLTNVTRPDEVRPSLTPEQALAGAPEAEQQRFRVPRILEED